In the genome of Arthrobacter sp. PAMC25284, the window TAACCGACACAGGCCGCGCAGACGACTCAGCCCGCGCCGGTCGTCGCCTGGGGCGCCGTTCCGGGACCGGCCCCGGCAACCCTGCCGGGACCGGCACGCGCAGCAGCGCCGGACGGAATCTGGAGGGACACCAATGGATCGCCCGTCCGGCGGAGGCCTTCACCCCTGCAGCCCTGCGCCACCGCCTGATCGGCGGTATCCAGAGCTGGCGGGACTATCCGGCGTCACTCCGGCTGTGGTTCTGGCTCATCCCGGCCCTCACTGCCGGAATTGGCGGCATACTGCGCTTCGTCCGGCTGGACACCCCGCGGAGCCTGGTCTTCGACGAAACCTACTACGTCAAGGACGCCTACTCTTTCCTGGTCAGCGGTTATGAGCGAAGCTGGCCGGACAAAGCCAACGATTCCTTCATCGCCGGCAACCCGGGCGTGCTGCTGGACACCCCCGAATATGTGGTGCACCCGCCGGTCGGCAAGTGGATGATCGCGGCTGGGATGTGGCTCTTCGGCCCGGACAACGCCTTCGGCTGGCGGTTCGGGGCGGCGCTGACCGGGACGTTGTCCATCTTCCTGTTGGCGCTGATCGCACAAAAGCTGTTCCGTTCCCTGGCACTCGGGGCGGTGGCCGGTGTATTGCTCGCCGTCGACGGCCACCACCTGGTGTTGTCCAGGACCTCCCTGCTCGACATCTTCCTGATGTTCTGGCTGCTGGCGGCCTTCGGCGCGCTGCTGCTGGACCGCGATGACGGCAGGCGCCGCCTCGCGGAGCGGCTCGGCCGGCAGGCCGCGGCGTCGCCGGCTGGGCACCCCTCCGGGCTGCAGCTGACGGCCGGCCCCTGGCTCGGAATCCGGTGGTGGCGTCTCACGGCCGGGGTCTGCCTGGGCCTGGCCGTCGGCACCAAATGGTCCGCCCTGTTCTTCCTCGCCGCCTTTGGCCTGCTCGCCGTATTCTGGGACCTGAGCGCGCGCCGGATTGCCGGGGTCCAGGCCTGGATCAGCGGCGGCATCCTCAAAGACGGCGTCGCCGCTTTCCTGGCCATCGTGCCGGTGGCCGGCATCACCTACGCCGCCACCTGGACAGGCTGGTTCCGCTCGACGGATGCCTACTTCCGGCGCTGGGCGGAGTCAAACCCCTCCGTCGAGTGGGGCTGGCTGCCGAACTCCGTCCGGTCACTGGCCCACTACCACCTCGAGGCCTACACCTTCCATCAGGGTCTCGGCTCCGATCATCCCTACGAAGCGAGCGCCTGGAGCTGGCTTGTGATGGGCCGGCCGACGTCCTTCTACTATGAGTCTCCGGAGCGGGGCACCCCGGGCTGCGGCATCGACAACTGCACCACGGCAATCCTGTCAGTCGGCAATCCGCTGATCTGGTGGAGCGCGGCCGCCTGCCTGGGCATCATTTTGTTCTGCTGGGCCGGCCGGCGGGATTGGCGTGCGGGCGCCATCCTCGCCGGGGTGGCCGCGGGCTACCTCCCGTGGTTCATGTATCCGGAGCGGACCACGTTCTTCTTCTACGCCCTGTCCTTCGAACCGTTCCTCGTGCTGGCCCTGGTCTACTGCCTGGGCCTGGTGCTCGGCCGCCGGACGGATCCGGCATGGCGCCGCCGCTCCGGACTGTACCTCGTTACGTTGTTCGTTGTGACGGCCGTTCTTGTCTCGGCGTTCTTCTACCCGGTCTGGACCGCGGAGGTCATCTCTTACCAGGACTGGCGTTTCAGGATGTGGATGCCTTCCTGGATCTAGGGCAGGATGGCAGGAGACCTCCGCCGCCGCCCGGGCGGCCCGGGAAGGGAGACTCCGTGTGAGAGAAGCAAGTACCGCGCTGCTCGCGGACCTGGATCCGGACAGCAACGTCACGGACCTGCTGCTTGAGCAGCATGCCAAGGATCCCGCGCATTCCCTGTACGCCCGCATGCACTCCGGCGGCTGGACCAACGTCACGGCACGTCAGTTCCTGAACCAGGTCACCGCCCTGGCGAAGGGCCTGATCGCCGGGGGCATCACCCCGGGCGAAACGGTGGCCGTGATGTCAGGCACCCGGTACGAATGGACCGTTGTTGATTTCGCCATCTGGTTCGCGGGCGGCGTGACCGTCCCGATTTACGAAACCTCCTCAGCCGGCCAGGTCGAATGGATCCTGCACGACAGCGCCGCCCGGCGTGTCTTCGTCCAGGACCGCGCCAAGGAAGGCCTGGTCCGGGGAGTGCTGGACGCCTCCACACTGCTGGCCGACACTCTCGTCTCGGTCGTCCGGATGGACTACGAAGGCGACGCCCCTAATCTGGCGAGCCTCGCTGCTGCCGGCAGCGGCGTGGGCGACGGCGAACTCGAACGCCACCGGTCGACGGCGGGATTGGCCGATGTTGCCTCCCTGGTCTACACCTCGGGAACGACCGGCCGGCCCAAGGGCTGCGAGATCACCCACGGCAACTTCGCCCTGGTCGCCAAAAACATCATCCTGTTCCTGCCCGATGTGCTCCTGCCGAACGGCGCCCGGACACTGATGTTCCTGCCGCTGGCCCACGTCCTGGCCCGGGCCGTCCAGATGATCTGCCTGAGCGCCGGGGTGACGCTGGGGCACACCGCCAGCGCCAAGGATTTGCCCGCGGATTTTCGCAGTTTCAAGCCCACCTTCCTCCTGGTGGTGCCGCGGATCCTTGAGAAGGTCTATGCAGGCGCCGGGCAAAGGGCCGCACTCGCGCGCCGGGGCTGGCTCTTCGAGGCCGCCGCAACCGCCGCCGTCAGCTATTCCCAGGCCCTGGACGCCGCCGCACGGGGCGCAGGGGCTGGCCCCGGACTGATGTTGCGGGCCAGGCACGCGGCTTTCGCCCGCGTGGTCTATCCGAAGCTGCAGCAGGCCTTCGGCGGGCACCTGCGCTACACCGTGTCCGGAGCGAGCCCGCTGCGGTTACACGAGGCTCATTTCTTCCGCGGTGCCGGGATCCCCGTGCTGGAAGGCTACGGCCTCACGGAGACCACGGCGCCGTGCACGGCGAACACCCCCGCGCTGACCAAGGTCGGCACGGTGGGTATCCCGATCCCCGGAACCACCATCCGGGTCACGGACGACGGTGAAATCCTCGTCAAGGGAATCGGTGTTTTTAAGGGATACCATGCCGATCCGGACGCCAACGCCGCGGCCTTCGTCGACGGATTCTTCCGCACCGGAGACCTCGGCTTCCTGGACGCGGACGGCTTCCTGACAATCACGGGGCGGAAGAAGGACCTGCTGGTCACCGCCGGCGGGAAAAACGTCGCTCCGGGCCCGCTCGAGGAAAAGATCCGGGAGCACCTGCTGGTCGGCCAGGCGGTCGTGGTCGGCGACGGCAGGCCGTTCATCGCCGCCCTGGTCATTCTGGATCCGGAGGGCCTGGAGCAGTGGTGCGCCAGGCACGGGCATCCGGCGATGAGCCGCGCCGAAGCGGCGGCGAACGAAGCCGTCCGGGTCGCCGTCCAAGGGGCCGTCAATGAGGCGAACAAGTTGGTAGCCCGGGCGGAGTCCATCCGTAGTTTTGTCATTTTGGACGCTGACTTCAGCGTCGAATCGGGCTATCTGACGCCGTCGCTCAAAGTCATGCGGGACGCCGTCGTTCGGGACTTCGGCGCCCACATCGAGCGGATCTACGGCTAGGCGCGGCTGTTGCTCTCCTGGGCTTCCGCCTCGGCGGACGCATCCCCGTTCCGGGGTGCCTCCGTGGCGGAAGCGTCCTTCGCGAGGTTGCGCCGTTTACGTGTCGGCCACGTCAGGACCGCGGTGAGCACCGCCGCTGCTAGGACCAGGACACCGATCACGATCCCTGCATCCACCCAGAACTGGCCCGGGAATAGCCGGATCAGGGTGTCCTGCAGGGAGAACGTCCAGGTGCCGCTGGCGAAGAAGACACTATGGAAATCAGCAAAGAACTTCTCCCAGCCAAGGGAGGCCAGCACACCGAGGCCAATGATGATCACGAGGGTCGCGATCGAGCCGGCGAACAACCCGCGGCGCACTCCCCCGGGGCTGCGCCGGCGCAGGTAGATCATGGCGACGACGCTGAGCAGGATCAACACGAAGCCTGCCGTGAAGGCGGACAGGATCACCAGCTTTACGTCGGCCATGTGGCTGACTTCACCGGCGGTGAAGAGGTTGTCACCGCTGCGGTTAACAAGCTCACCCAGGTAGCGGGCTCCGGACCAGTTACTGAGATAGTCCACCGCGTAGGAGCCGTACGTCGTGCGGTCATCGGTACTGAAACCGTACCCGTCGCCCGGGAAGCCGGGGCGGTTGTACTCCACCCAGAGGAACAGCGGACTGGTCACAGCACGGACCGCAAGGACCAGCAGGATGACCGGGTAGAAGACCGCGAGCAGTACCTGCATGACGCGCGGGGCTACGGGCTTGGCCTTGGCCGCCTGCTCGCGCTCCGCGTTCCGGCGCTCAACTTCTTCCTGGGGAGGGCGGACCTGCAGTGCCGATGTCCGCGACGGCTCGTTGTCGCTGGTCCCGCGGCCCGCCCCGGCATCCCCGGAAGCGGCCTCTGCCGCTTTGCGGACAGCACGCGAGTCCGGTTGCTTCCACGCTGCCGGCGGAACCGGCGGAACCGGCGGTGCGGGCTGCTCCGGATGTGGCGGTACCGTACGGCCCGGAGACTCCTGTGGCGCGCGGCCCCCAGCGTCACGTGCCGAAACGGGGTCTCCCGCCGAAGCAGCGTCACGTGCCGAAGTGGCGTCCCTTGCCGAAGCAGCGTCACGTGCCGAAACGGGGTCTCCCGCCGAAGCAGCGTCACGTGCCGAAACGGGGTCGCCCGCCGGATCGGAGTGCTGCCCGGAACGGGTCTCGGGCACCGGGCCGGCGGTGCCGTCGCCGGCTTTCGTGGCCGCAGGGGCCGGCTTCATCCAGTCAAATGCGGGCTCGTCGCCGTCGTCGGTCGGATCCAGCAGAGGATCCTGCCGGTCGGGAGGGGTGGGACTTGTTTCAGTCACTTCAGCTTCGCTTCCGTAGGATTACACGCAGCCGGGTCTGGGCCCGGCACCGCAACTTATCTGTTTCCGAGCCTACCGTCAGGGTGTCGCACCCGGCGAAGAGCCACCCCGGGAGGGACCTCCCAATCGTATTAATGCCCCCCCTGCGGCGTGCGGGGACCGGGCCGGCCGGCCCGCGTGCACGCAACAGCCAACGGCTCAATTGGCGTACTCCGCCCACGGGATGTTCCAGTCGCCGAAGCCGTCATCGAAGTGCGCGAACTCCCCTTCGGTGTTGACAACCTGGACGACGTCGCCGGTGGTCATGTTGTTAAAGACCCAGGCGGCCCGGTCAGCAGTCATGCCGATGCACCCATGGGACACATTGGTGTTTCCGATATAGGGCATCGCCGAGTCAAGGGCCTGGTGGATATACACGCCGCTTGGCGTCAGCCGGAAGGCGTACTCCACGTCGACTTCGCCATAGTTGGCCGGGTCCCCGGGTTTCAGGCCGATGCTGGCGGCGACGAAGCGGTCATAGCGGCGCTTTTCCATCAGGACCAGGTAGCCCCGCGCGGACGGAAAGCGCTGGTCGCCCATGGTCACCGGCCAGGTGCCGGCCGGAACGTCATTGATGCTGACGGAGAAGGTGTGCGCGGAAGCATCGGCGACTGCCACTTTCTTGTCGCCGATATGGATCGTCACGGTCTTGTTGAAGTTTCCAATCTGGCCGTTGCCCAGTTCCACACCGAACATCTTCATGTCCATCGTGATGGTGCTGTTTGCGGCCCAGAAGGTCTCCGGCCGGTAGCGGACCATGCGGTCGCTGAACCAGTGGAAGTCGCCCACCTGGCCGGACGTCGAGGTGATGGTGAGTGCTTTCTCCACAATGTCCCGGTTCAGCACGGGTTCGCTGAAGACGACCTGCAGGGGCTGCGCGACACCAACTTTCATGCCGTCCAGCGGGTAAATGGCCGCATCGGCCTCATTGGCGGCGACCACGGTAGTGAACGTTCGGGTACTCTGCGTCGTCCGTCCTACGGTGTCCGCGACGGTGTACGAGTAGGTGTAGCTGGTATCAAACTTCAGGGTGCCGGTCGTGGTCCAGACGGTTCGATCGGCGCTCAGCAGACCCGGCACCCTGTCGCCGGTGGCGCTCGTCAGGGCGGCACGGTCGACGATTCCGTTGGTGACCGTCAGGGAGACGGGCGCGGCGGGGTTGACCTCAGTGGCACCGGCGGCCGGTACAACGGCTGCCTCTGCCAGGGTGGTGTCCGCGTCCGCGGAGCCCGGCAATCCAACAGCCGACTCGACGCCGCCGCTAGCCTGGTCCGGAGCGGGGACCCCGAAGGCGCCGCAGCCTGTAGCCAGCGCGCAGACAAGCCCCAACAGGGCGATGTTACGGCCGGCTTTGCGGCGTACGGATGCCATCACAGGTCCCGCGCTATTCCATGCGTCATCCTGCCAGCATAGGCGAATCGGGCACGACATCCGGGCGCTTTCCGGCACGATCCGGTTACAAAGCGGGGCCCCGGACCGCACGTCTTACCGCGGTCCGGGGCCCCGTCGTCACCTCAGGCGCGGTACTGCGGCCACGCCGGCCCGGGTAGCCGCGGGCTCCTAGTAGCGGTAGTGCTCCGGCTTGAACGGGCCGGCCACGTCCAGGTCCAGGTACTCGGCCTGCTCCTTCGACAGTTCGGTCAGTTCCACGTCCAGGGGGCCAAGGTGGAGCCGGGCCACCTTCTCGTCCAGAATCTTCGGCAGCACGTAGACCTGCTTTTCGTACTCGCGTTCGCCCTCGGGCTGGTCCCGCTTGGTGAACAGCTCGATTTGCGCGATCGTCTGGTTCGCGAAGGAGTTGCTCATCACGAAGGACGGGTGGCCGGTGGCGTTCCCGAGGTTGAGCAGCCGGCCTTCCGACAAGACGATGATGGAGCGTTCCTCCGGCGTACCCGCGCCGAAGACCCACTCGTGCACCTGGGGCTTGATCTCGACCTTCGTGACGCCGGGGATCCGGGCCAGGCCGGCCATGTCGATTTCGTTGTCGAAGTGGCCGATGTTTCCGACGATGGCCTTATCGCGCATACCGGCCATGTGTTCGGCCATAATGACGTCTTTGTTGCCGGTGGTGGTGATGAAGATGTGGCCCTCGCTGAGGACGGACTCCAGCTTTGCCACCTGGTAGCCGTCCATGGCTGCCTGCAGCGCGCAGATCGGGTCGATTTCGGTCACGATGACCCGCGAGCCCTGGCCGCGGAGGGCTTCGGCTGCGCCCTTTCCAACATCACCGTAGCCGCACACGACGGCGACCTTGCCGCCCATCAGTACATCCGTGGCGCGGTTGATGCCGTCCGGCAGGGAGTGCCGGATGCCGTACTTGTTGTCGAATTTGCTCTTGGTGACCGAATCGTTGACGTTGATCGCCGGGAACAACAGTTTGCCCTGCTCCGCGAGCTGGTAGAGACGGTGCACGCCCGTGGTGGTTTCCTCGGTGACGCCAAGCAGCCGGGAGCCGATCCTGGTCCACTTCTGCGGATCCGCCTCCAGCGATGCGCGCAGGACGCTGAGGAATACGGTGCCTTCCTCGGACTCGTCGGCGGCGGCGTCCGGGACTGCGCCGAGGGCTTCAAATTCGGCGCCCTTGTGAACCAGCATGGTGGCGTCTCCGCCGTCGTCCAGGATCATGTTCGGGCCGAGGTCCGGATTGGCGTCCGCCCCGGGCCAGGTCAGGATCTGCTCGGCCGTCCACCAGTATTCCTCAAGCGTCTCCCCCTTCCAGGCGAAGACCGGGACGCCCTGCGGATCCTGCGCGGTTCCGTTGCCCACTACGACCGCGGCGGCGGCCTCGTCCTGGGTGGAGAAGATGTTGCAGGAAGCCCAGCGGACGTCCGCGCCGAGAGCGGTGAGCGTCTCGATCAGAACTGCGGTCTGGACGGTCATGTGCAGGGAGCCGGCGATGCGCGCGCCCTTGAGCGGCTGGCTGGGACCAAACTCTTCGCGCAGGGACATCAGCCCGGGCATTTCGTGCTCGGCGAGGCGGATCTGGTGCCGCCCTGCCTCGGCCAGCGCGATGTCGGCAATCTTGTAATCGAAAGTCATCTGAATCCTTTGTTCTAGCCGGCTGGTGTGCCGGTGACCATGAAGTACTTCGGTGCCGCAATCGAAACCGATGGGCCGGGGCGGCGCGATCGTGGTGCGGGCTAACCTGCTGCCGGTGCAGCGTCGTGCCGGTCGGACGGGGCTGCGGCGGCCGCAGCGAGCAATTCGGGCGGGAGCAACAGCGGAATGCCGTCTTCGATGCTGTAGCGGAGCGTCTTTCCCGACTCGTCGGCTGCGGCGGAGACAAGCTCTTCGCCGTCCTGCTCCAGCGGTGAACCGGTGACCGGGCATCTCAGAACGGACAACAGGTCGGGGCTGAGCTTTGGCATAGTGGACGCTCCCTGATGGGCGCCACAACAGGCGCCCGTGGCTGACGGACAGTGCAGTTCCCAGCCTACCGTCAGTTGCGGGCTTACGAAGGCTCGCGCAGCACGCGCAGATGCCCCCGTCGGGCACCTTCGGCAGGCGCCGGAGCCTCCAGCGCGGGATGCAGGGTGCGCTGGCCTTTTGCAGGGTCCGCAGCGGGTGGTCGGGAGGCAGCCTCACGGACGGCATTGGCGAGCGCAAGCAGATCGTCGGGGCCGGGGCCGGCGGGAGTTGCCGGCATCGCGAGCCGCAGCACTTCCCACCCGCGGGGGACGGTCAAGGACCCGGCATGCTGGTCACACAAGTCGTAGCAGTGCGGTTCGGCATAGGTGGCCAGGGGCCCCAGCACGGCGGTGGAGTCGGCATAGACGTACGTCAAGGTCGCTACCGCAGAATTGCGGCAGGCTGACCTTGAACAAAGACGAATTGCACCCACGACATCACAGACTACTCCTCCCGGCAGCCAGGACCGCGCATTGAAACGCCGGATGTCCCGGCGGGCCCTGCACTTGGCCGCGCCCGGCGCAGCGGGATGGGTCGTATCGCGTAAACCAGCCGCCGGGTTTAGAGTCAAGGTATGCAGTCATCGCCCCATGAATCGGGTTTTACGGTCCGGATGGCTGACCCCGCCGCCGGACCCACAGCCGCCGGTTCCGCCGCCGCGGCGGTCGGCTCCGCCCGGACGGCCACGGGAAAGAGCTTCCGGCAACGGCGCCGCAACCGCCACGGAAGGGGGCTCCGCGGCGAACTCATGCTCCCCGCCCTGCCCGCCTACCGGACCCGGTCCGACCGGTTCGATGATCTGGTGCTGGATTCCGCCCAACGATTACATGACATCTGGGGCAAGCCCCTGGACGGTGTCAGGTTCGCCGTCGACGAAATCCCGCCGGGCCTCGAGCAGCTTGTGGCGGACCGCGCTCCCGCACCGATGGGCGCTTTTGCGCCGGCGACCCCGGAGGAAGGCCCCGTCATCACCCTGTACCGCAGGGTCGTGGAACAAGGCTCCAGCAGCAGGGAGGAGCTCCCGGACCTCGTCCACGATGTCGTGGTCGAGTACACCGCCGAAATGTTGGGTGTGCCACCGGAGTCCCTCGATCCGGTCTACCGCCGACGCTACTAGGGGCCCAGCCGCTAGTAGCCGAGCGTCACCGGAATCTGTTCCTGCCCTCCGGCTTCCGGGGCGACGGTGAGGATCGAAATATCCTGCGTGCCGTCCTGCAGCAGCAGCACAGCCCCGTAGGCGGGGTCGCCCGCCGCCGACACGAGGTAGCCGACCACCGGGGAACCCCCAACGTCTCCCGGGACCTGGACGAACGTCGTGGTGCCGCCGGCAATGTCCACAGCCGCCGCCGCCCCGATCACACCGTCTGCGGTGATTGGCGTGTAGGAGATGGTGGTCCTGCCCTCGGGTGCACCGAAGACAAGGCGCCGGTCCCCCGTTGCCGGTACCGGAACCACGTGCTGGCTTCCCAGCCGGGCCGCAGCCGGGGACCATGCAATGTCGATGGCGTCGTCGGCGCTGAGCCCACGGGTCGAGCGGGCGGCGGCAGCAAAGGAAACGTCCGAGCTCGCGGCTACGGTGTACAGCCCGGCCGGCACACCCTGCAGCGACACCTCGGTGACTGATCCGGCCTTTACCGTAATCACACCACCGCCCGGCAGCGCCCTTCGGCCGTCCCTGCCGTAGAGATTGATCTCGACCACGGCATCGGCGGTGCCCGGAACAGTCAGCTGGAGGGCCGGCGCGGCGTCGGCGTAACCGGGGCCGGAGGTAAGCCCGGCAAGGGCCTGGGGATCCTGGACTTCGAGCCCGGTGATCACCTGGCGGATCGCAGGGGCGGCACCCGGAGTGATGAAGTCGACGCCGCCGGGCGTGAGTCCGCGGAGCACACTTTGCTGGATGTGGGCCGCGACGGGGCCACCATCACTCTGCACCCTGACGCTGAGCCGTTCCTGGCCCGGCGCCAGGCCACCGAGGATGATGGCGCGGCTGGTGCCCGGGCCCACCAGCAGGCCACGGCTTCCGGGGGCCTGGATTTGTCCGGCAGCGCCAAAGAGCTCCAGGCTGACGGTGGCCGGGGTGCTGGAGGGATTGCTGAGATTCAGGATGGCGGACCGGCCGAGGGCGGTGTTCGCACCGACCAGCCAGAGGTCGTTTCCAGGCCGTTGGCAGGAGGCCGCGGCGGAGCCACGAAGATCCCCGTCGGCAGCGGCATAGCTGACGACTGCTCCGGCCGCGGGCTGGCGGTTGTCCAGCGGCTCGGCGCTGAGGGCACTCACGTCACTGACGCCCAGCCCGGCCACGACGCCGGCACGCAGCACCGGGGTGCCGGTCGCAGGTTCGGTGGCATCAGCCGCCGGCTCCGGGGCGATTTCAGTCAACGGGCTGCCGCCCAAGGGTGCCAGCCGGCTGGCCGGGACGACGCCCGAGTCCGAGCTGAGCACAACGGCATTGAGGCTGGTGGCCGCAGTGGCGGACTCCGGGCTGAACTGGGGATCGGTACCCACCGGGGTGCCTTCAAGAAGCCGGGGCCGGGCCCGGGCAGACACTGATGCTTTGGCCGGCCGGTACGGCCACCAAGGGTGCCTCCAGTGGCCGGCTGGTGGTGCCGGGGACCAGGAGGGACGCCCCGGTCACGAGGGTCCCCGCTGCGGCCAGGAGAACGGCCGCAGACAGAATCCGGCCCGCAGTTCGGGGTCCGGGCACACTCCGGGACACCCGGCCCGGCCGTTTCCCGGCGTCGGACTTCACTTCCTTATACATGGTGACGTTCCTTACGCAGGGCGGCTTCACCCCGGGAGATACCGGTATGGGGAAGGCGGGAGGGCAACGGGATGGCCAGCAGGACGGTCATGCCCATCAGGACCGCCTGGGCTGTTGCCGCCCACGGCTCCCACGGCTCGTCATAGCGGATGCTGAGCCGGCCGCCCTGGGCGGGCAATCTGAACGCCTGCGCCCAGCCGGAGGCGGTGGGGCTCAGCCGACGGCCGTCCAGGGTGGCGGTCCAGTGTGGGTCGGCGCGTTCCGCCATAACCACCAGCCGCCCCTCGGGGCCTGCCGGCACGGTGCCGCCGGCTGCGACGGTTCCTGCCGGGACGGACCCGGTCGCGGTTCCCGCAGCGTCGACAATCCGGACTCGGTGCGTGACGTCGGCGGCGCCGGTGGCGGATTGGCTCAGCGGCGTGATCCGCCAGAGCCAACCGACGTCCGTTTGCCCAACGGCGACGAGTCCGGGAACGGCGTCCATCCGGCTGGCCGTCAGTTGGGCAGCCGTGTCCGCATCACGGAGGATCACGAAGCCAGCGCCGAGGCGTTCGAGGTCCGCACGGGGATCCACGCCCTCCCCTGCGACCAGGGTCGCGACGACCATTCGCAGGGAGGCCTCGACGGGGTCGTCTTCACGCACGCCCTCCTGGCCGGGCTCCCCCGTGATGCTCCGGGAGGCCGCGACGGTGGAGAGCGCGTCCAGGGTCGTTCCGGCTCCACGCATCAGCGACGCGGTGAAGCCGCCGCCATCAGTGCCGGAGATCACCAGGGCCCTGGTCTGTTCGGGTCCTTCGCCTCGGTCGACTGCCGTCGCCGGAAGGGCACGGGTCGTGGCCGGTTGGATCAGCCGCAGCGTGCCGGGACCAGAGCCCGCGGGCTCTGCCACCGGTGTGCCGGTCTGCAGTGCGTTCCGGGCTGCCCAGACACTCAACCCGGCGAGCGGTCCCGCCAACAGCAGGACCAACGCCGTGACTGCGGTCGAACGCAGCAGGATTCTGCGGCCCCGACCGCTGGCCGCGGAACGGCCGGCCGTAGCCAGCAGTGCGTCGGCGGCCAGCAGCGCGGCGCCCAGCAGCGCGAACCCGGCCGCCGAGACGGCGGGGCCGGTAAACGGGGACACCTCGGCATCGGCGCCAAGCCCGGTGACGACCCGCCCGGCAAGCCAGCCGCCGGCCAGCATGAGCAGCGCCGCAGCCCACAGAAAATGCGCGGTCAGGGAGGCCCGCCCGGCGATCAGCCGGCCGGGGATAAACAGGGCAGCTACGGCCAGCAGGAGCACCGGCAGCCCGGTCAGCAGTACCAGCACCAGCGCCCACGGCACAGGAAAAGCAACACCGAACCCGCCGGGCAGGATCAGCCCCGGGAGTCCGTCGCCAGCCGCCAATACCACCGGCTGACCGAGCGCCTGCTGCCAGAGCGGGGCGGCCTCAATCGCCAGTGGCAGGCCCGGGTCGGCCAGGAGGGCCCGCGGCCGATCGATGGTGGCAATCGCGAAAGGAACAAAAAGGGCTAGGCTCGGCAGCATTGCCCACCAAATAGTCCGGCCGCGGCGGCCGAGCACGAGTCCAGCTGCCGCCACGGTGACCAGGGCCGGTACCAGCAGTGAGGGCGCAGCCGCCGTGACGACGGCGAGGGCGAGACCTGCCGCGGCTGCGGCGGTCCAAGAGGGGGTGCCGTTGACGCCGGCCCGGGGTCGGGCCACCGGCATGGCCTGGCCGTGGGCCGGAACCGTGCCCGGCCCGGAGACCGCCGTCGATCCGGTTGCCCGCAGCAGCGCCAGCACGGCCAGCGGAATCATAATGTGCGCCAGCAGGGCACCCAGTCGGCCCTGGTTGAGCGCCACCTGCAGGGCCGGCGCGCCGGCCCATACGAGGGCGGCGGCTAAACGCAAGCGGCGGCGCCCGGTCAGTGCGCCTGCTGCACACCAGGCACCCAGCGCAGAGAGCGGCATTGCCAGGATCAGCAGCCAGACCACACTGCGGTTCGCGTCGCCGGCGCCAAGGACACCCAGCAACCACAAGCAGTACGCGAAGGGATCGCCGTGACCGGGCAGGCCGGCGCCCAGGCTGATCCACCACCCCGACGCGTGGTTCCA includes:
- a CDS encoding dolichyl-phosphate-mannose--protein mannosyltransferase, with the translated sequence MGNVTQTPAQAPEAATVPPALTGGTAVVTDTGRADDSARAGRRLGRRSGTGPGNPAGTGTRSSAGRNLEGHQWIARPAEAFTPAALRHRLIGGIQSWRDYPASLRLWFWLIPALTAGIGGILRFVRLDTPRSLVFDETYYVKDAYSFLVSGYERSWPDKANDSFIAGNPGVLLDTPEYVVHPPVGKWMIAAGMWLFGPDNAFGWRFGAALTGTLSIFLLALIAQKLFRSLALGAVAGVLLAVDGHHLVLSRTSLLDIFLMFWLLAAFGALLLDRDDGRRRLAERLGRQAAASPAGHPSGLQLTAGPWLGIRWWRLTAGVCLGLAVGTKWSALFFLAAFGLLAVFWDLSARRIAGVQAWISGGILKDGVAAFLAIVPVAGITYAATWTGWFRSTDAYFRRWAESNPSVEWGWLPNSVRSLAHYHLEAYTFHQGLGSDHPYEASAWSWLVMGRPTSFYYESPERGTPGCGIDNCTTAILSVGNPLIWWSAAACLGIILFCWAGRRDWRAGAILAGVAAGYLPWFMYPERTTFFFYALSFEPFLVLALVYCLGLVLGRRTDPAWRRRSGLYLVTLFVVTAVLVSAFFYPVWTAEVISYQDWRFRMWMPSWI
- the ahcY gene encoding adenosylhomocysteinase, encoding MTFDYKIADIALAEAGRHQIRLAEHEMPGLMSLREEFGPSQPLKGARIAGSLHMTVQTAVLIETLTALGADVRWASCNIFSTQDEAAAAVVVGNGTAQDPQGVPVFAWKGETLEEYWWTAEQILTWPGADANPDLGPNMILDDGGDATMLVHKGAEFEALGAVPDAAADESEEGTVFLSVLRASLEADPQKWTRIGSRLLGVTEETTTGVHRLYQLAEQGKLLFPAINVNDSVTKSKFDNKYGIRHSLPDGINRATDVLMGGKVAVVCGYGDVGKGAAEALRGQGSRVIVTEIDPICALQAAMDGYQVAKLESVLSEGHIFITTTGNKDVIMAEHMAGMRDKAIVGNIGHFDNEIDMAGLARIPGVTKVEIKPQVHEWVFGAGTPEERSIIVLSEGRLLNLGNATGHPSFVMSNSFANQTIAQIELFTKRDQPEGEREYEKQVYVLPKILDEKVARLHLGPLDVELTELSKEQAEYLDLDVAGPFKPEHYRY
- a CDS encoding TIGR01906 family membrane protein, which codes for MTETSPTPPDRQDPLLDPTDDGDEPAFDWMKPAPAATKAGDGTAGPVPETRSGQHSDPAGDPVSARDAASAGDPVSARDAASARDATSARDAASAGDPVSARDAGGRAPQESPGRTVPPHPEQPAPPVPPVPPAAWKQPDSRAVRKAAEAASGDAGAGRGTSDNEPSRTSALQVRPPQEEVERRNAEREQAAKAKPVAPRVMQVLLAVFYPVILLVLAVRAVTSPLFLWVEYNRPGFPGDGYGFSTDDRTTYGSYAVDYLSNWSGARYLGELVNRSGDNLFTAGEVSHMADVKLVILSAFTAGFVLILLSVVAMIYLRRRSPGGVRRGLFAGSIATLVIIIGLGVLASLGWEKFFADFHSVFFASGTWTFSLQDTLIRLFPGQFWVDAGIVIGVLVLAAAVLTAVLTWPTRKRRNLAKDASATEAPRNGDASAEAEAQESNSRA
- a CDS encoding Ig-like domain-containing protein, with protein sequence MASVRRKAGRNIALLGLVCALATGCGAFGVPAPDQASGGVESAVGLPGSADADTTLAEAAVVPAAGATEVNPAAPVSLTVTNGIVDRAALTSATGDRVPGLLSADRTVWTTTGTLKFDTSYTYSYTVADTVGRTTQSTRTFTTVVAANEADAAIYPLDGMKVGVAQPLQVVFSEPVLNRDIVEKALTITSTSGQVGDFHWFSDRMVRYRPETFWAANSTITMDMKMFGVELGNGQIGNFNKTVTIHIGDKKVAVADASAHTFSVSINDVPAGTWPVTMGDQRFPSARGYLVLMEKRRYDRFVAASIGLKPGDPANYGEVDVEYAFRLTPSGVYIHQALDSAMPYIGNTNVSHGCIGMTADRAAWVFNNMTTGDVVQVVNTEGEFAHFDDGFGDWNIPWAEYAN
- a CDS encoding long-chain fatty acid--CoA ligase, translated to MREASTALLADLDPDSNVTDLLLEQHAKDPAHSLYARMHSGGWTNVTARQFLNQVTALAKGLIAGGITPGETVAVMSGTRYEWTVVDFAIWFAGGVTVPIYETSSAGQVEWILHDSAARRVFVQDRAKEGLVRGVLDASTLLADTLVSVVRMDYEGDAPNLASLAAAGSGVGDGELERHRSTAGLADVASLVYTSGTTGRPKGCEITHGNFALVAKNIILFLPDVLLPNGARTLMFLPLAHVLARAVQMICLSAGVTLGHTASAKDLPADFRSFKPTFLLVVPRILEKVYAGAGQRAALARRGWLFEAAATAAVSYSQALDAAARGAGAGPGLMLRARHAAFARVVYPKLQQAFGGHLRYTVSGASPLRLHEAHFFRGAGIPVLEGYGLTETTAPCTANTPALTKVGTVGIPIPGTTIRVTDDGEILVKGIGVFKGYHADPDANAAAFVDGFFRTGDLGFLDADGFLTITGRKKDLLVTAGGKNVAPGPLEEKIREHLLVGQAVVVGDGRPFIAALVILDPEGLEQWCARHGHPAMSRAEAAANEAVRVAVQGAVNEANKLVARAESIRSFVILDADFSVESGYLTPSLKVMRDAVVRDFGAHIERIYG